The following proteins are co-located in the Leptospira weilii genome:
- a CDS encoding SBBP repeat beta-propeller lipoprotein, LipL53 family, translated as MVRFYLFVFIFIQACSPIGGLLNLNKSDSKANDYWWIGLLQGNNHPAPIENSISSNEDVVEENVLNENADALGWTLLVGAPNGHTSGSGLAIDTNGFIYVAGDTNVGVYNENPIGTRDLILAKYNSRKQIIWSKQVGVRGVNLDVADVGVDARGNVYVIASRSIARGNKNLFAFKFDTNGNEIWRRLTEPGGRNESAEPEKIFVDSSGTSYIVGTLHTQPRNWDDALYDGFLIKIDTQGNWGNTSRISIPNARVLLTGVVVANNTGDIFVTGIANANLETNTAPGIGNFDLFILKYDRNGRRQFFAQLGQALSRTEGNSIALDPFGNVFVGGMSNANFEPEGGVVESDRGILVKYDPLGVRQWIRYLGPANGHRTTSINAIMTDSEGNVFTASKSNHMEDGSQNGIGMDLLLTKHDSLGNREWIRQTGFNGGTIIGNGIGQDPQGNLYCTGSTDVSLDNENARRQGDSDLFFLKLR; from the coding sequence TTGGTTCGCTTTTACCTTTTTGTTTTTATATTCATCCAAGCTTGTTCGCCCATTGGAGGATTGCTTAACTTAAACAAATCCGATTCAAAAGCAAACGATTACTGGTGGATAGGACTTCTTCAAGGGAATAATCATCCTGCTCCTATTGAAAATTCAATATCTTCGAATGAGGATGTCGTCGAAGAAAATGTCCTAAATGAAAACGCAGATGCCTTAGGATGGACCTTATTAGTCGGAGCGCCTAACGGGCACACTTCAGGTTCAGGACTTGCTATTGATACAAATGGATTTATCTACGTTGCCGGGGACACAAACGTTGGCGTTTACAACGAGAATCCTATCGGAACTAGGGATCTTATTCTCGCAAAATACAATTCTCGGAAACAAATCATTTGGTCAAAACAAGTCGGAGTCCGGGGTGTAAATTTAGATGTTGCCGATGTAGGAGTAGATGCGAGAGGAAACGTTTACGTAATCGCTAGTAGAAGTATCGCTCGTGGAAATAAAAATTTATTTGCATTTAAATTCGATACGAACGGGAATGAAATCTGGAGACGACTAACAGAACCCGGAGGGAGAAACGAGAGCGCTGAACCTGAAAAAATTTTCGTAGATTCGTCCGGAACTTCCTACATAGTCGGCACGTTACACACACAGCCTAGAAATTGGGACGACGCTCTATACGACGGATTCCTCATTAAGATCGATACTCAAGGAAACTGGGGTAATACCTCGCGCATTTCCATTCCCAACGCCCGGGTCTTATTAACAGGGGTGGTAGTTGCAAACAACACAGGAGATATATTTGTAACCGGCATCGCAAATGCAAACTTGGAAACCAACACTGCTCCGGGAATAGGAAACTTTGACCTTTTCATTCTTAAATACGATAGAAATGGAAGAAGACAATTTTTCGCACAACTTGGTCAGGCATTGAGTAGAACCGAAGGTAACTCCATAGCTTTGGATCCGTTCGGAAACGTTTTTGTCGGCGGAATGAGTAATGCAAATTTCGAACCAGAAGGCGGAGTTGTGGAGAGTGATCGTGGTATCTTAGTAAAGTATGATCCTCTCGGCGTTCGACAATGGATTCGATACTTGGGCCCGGCTAACGGTCATAGAACTACTTCCATCAACGCAATCATGACGGATTCGGAAGGAAATGTTTTTACGGCCAGCAAAAGCAATCATATGGAGGATGGAAGCCAGAACGGAATCGGAATGGATTTACTTCTGACCAAACACGATTCTTTAGGAAATCGGGAATGGATCCGACAAACCGGATTCAACGGAGGAACAATAATAGGCAACGGAATCGGACAAGACCCCCAAGGAAACCTTTACTGCACGGGAAGTACGGACGTTTCTTTAGACAACGAAAATGCCCGCCGTCAAGGGGATAGTGATCTATTCTTTCTGAAGTTAAGATAA